One window from the genome of Periophthalmus magnuspinnatus isolate fPerMag1 chromosome 18, fPerMag1.2.pri, whole genome shotgun sequence encodes:
- the sepsecs gene encoding O-phosphoseryl-tRNA(Sec) selenium transferase, translating into MNSENFSLSEKVVSPSYIRQGSEARRSHEQLIRQLLDQGKCPEQGWSESTIELFLSELALMDSNNFLSNCGVGEREGRVASSLVARRHYRLIHGIGRSGDIAAVQPKAAGSSLLNKLTNSVVLDILRLSGVRSASSCFVVPMATGMSLTLCFLTLRHRRPKARYIIWPRIDQKSCFKSMITAGYEPVVVENVLEGDELRTDLEAVERKIEELGAENVLCVHSTTSCFAPRVPDRLEELATLCSKHNIPHVVNNAYGVQSSKCMHLIQQGSRVGRIDAFVQSLDKNFMVPVGGAIIAGFDEAFVQEISKMYPGRASASPSLDVLITLLTLGASGYKKLLSERKEMYSVLAQELKSLASAHGERLLHTPHNPISLAMSLSGVQGDDDKAVTQLGSMLFTRQVSGARVVPLRKEQTIGGHTFRGFMSHSEAYPCPYLNAASAVGITRDDVTLCIKRLDKCLKSLKKEAAKSGPAETEKQNQDGRVTKE; encoded by the exons atGAACAGTGAAAATTTCAGCTTAAGTGAGAAAGTCGTGTCGCCGTCCTACATCAGACAGGGCTCAGAGGCGAGACGCAGCCATGAGCAACTTATCAGACAACTGCTTGACCAG GGTAAGTGTCCCGAGCAGGGCTGGAGTGAGAGCACCATAGAACTTTTTCTCAGTGAACTGGCTTTGATGGACAGCAATAACTTCCTCTCAAACTGTGGAGTTGGGGAGAGAGAAGGCAGAGTCGCTTCCAGCCTTGTGGCCAGACGACATTACAG GTTAATCCATGGCATTGGTCGGTCAGGTGACATTGCTGCTGTTCAACCAAAAGCTGCGGGATCCAGTCTCCTCAACAAACTGACAAACTCTGtggttttggacattttaagactttcag GAGTCCGCAGTGCGTCCAGTTGTTTTGTCGTTCCCATGGCGACGGGGATGAGTTTGACCTTGTGCTTTTTGACCCTTCGCCATCGCAGACCCAAAGCTCGGTACATAATCTGGCCCCGCATCGACCAGAAGTCCTGTTTTAAATCCATGATCACTGCCG gGTACGAACCGGTCGTGGTGGAGAATGTTCTAGAGGGAGATGAGTTACGCACCGACCTGGAGGCTGTAGAGCGAAAGATAGAGGAGCTGGGAGCCGAAAACGTCTTGTGTGTTCACTCAACAACGTCGTGCTTTGCCCCCCGCGTTCCTGACAG ACTTGAAGAGCTCGCAACTTTGTGCTCCAAACACAATATCCCTCACGTCGTCAATAACGCTTACGGAGTTCAGTCGTCTAAGTGCATGCATCTTATTCAGCAG GGCTCACGAGTTGGAAGAATAGACGCTTTTGTACAGAGCTTGGACAAGAACTTCATGGTTCCAGTAGGTGGCGCCATAATTGCAGGGTTTGACGAGGCGTTTGTTCAGGAGATAAGCAAAATGTATCCAG GTCGCGCCTCCGCCTCTCCTTCCCTGGATGTCCTCATTACCCTTCTCACTTTAGGGGCCAGCGGCTACAAGAAACTGCTCTCCGAACGGAag GAGATGTATTCAGTTCTGGCCCAGGAGCTGAAAAGTCTGGCCTCTGCCCACGGAGAGCGGCTGCTGCACACCCCTCACAACCCCATTTCATTAG CGATGTCTCTGAGCGGAGTCCAAGGAGATGATGACAAAGCAGTGACACAGCTCGGATCCATGTTGTTCACGCGCCAAGTGTCTGGAGCAAG GGTCGTACCTCTGAGAAAGGAGCAGACCATTGGAGGACACACTTTCCGCGGCTTCATGTCCCATTCGGAGGCGTACCCCTGCCCCTACCTCAACGCAGCCTCCGCCGTGGGCATCACCCGGGACGACGTAACGCTCTGCATCAAGAGACTGGACAAGTGCCTCAAGAGCCTGAAGAAAGAGGCAGCTAAAAGTGGTCCTGccgaaacagaaaaacagaaccaggacGGCCGTGTGACAAAAGAGTAA